A window from Mycobacterium botniense encodes these proteins:
- the secY gene encoding preprotein translocase subunit SecY produces the protein MLSAFISSLRTVDLRRKILFTLGIVVIYRIGASLPSPGVNYPNVQKCIAQVTGGEGGQIYSLINLFSGGALLKLTVFAVGVMPYITASIIVQLLTVVIPRFEELRKEGQAGQAKMTQYTRYVAIALAILQATSIVALAANGGLLQGCALDIIADQSIFTLVVIVFVMTGGAALVMWMGELITERGIGNGMSLLIFVGIAARIPFEGRDILHNRGGMTFAAVCAATLVIIVGVVFVEQGQRRIPVQYAKRMVGRRMYGGTSTYLPLKVNQAGVIPVIFASSLIYIPQLITQLIRSGGGRGSSWWDKFVANYLSNPGNSVYIAIYFALIIFFTYFYVSVTFNPDERADEMKKFGGFIPGIRPGRPTADYLRFVLSRITLPGSIYLGVIAVLPNFFLGLGSTGTVQNLPFGGTAVLIMVGVGLDTVKQIESQLMQRNYEGFLK, from the coding sequence GCATCGGTGCCTCATTGCCGTCTCCCGGGGTGAACTACCCCAACGTGCAGAAGTGCATCGCCCAGGTCACCGGCGGTGAGGGCGGCCAGATCTACTCGCTGATCAACTTGTTCTCCGGCGGCGCCCTGCTGAAGCTGACCGTGTTCGCGGTCGGCGTGATGCCCTACATCACCGCCAGCATCATCGTGCAGCTGCTCACGGTCGTCATCCCGCGGTTCGAGGAGCTGCGCAAAGAGGGTCAGGCCGGTCAGGCCAAAATGACCCAATACACCCGCTACGTGGCGATCGCGCTGGCCATCTTGCAGGCAACCAGCATTGTGGCGCTGGCAGCCAACGGCGGGCTGCTGCAGGGCTGCGCATTAGACATCATCGCCGACCAGAGCATCTTCACCCTCGTCGTGATCGTGTTTGTGATGACAGGGGGCGCGGCGCTGGTGATGTGGATGGGCGAGCTGATCACCGAGCGCGGGATCGGCAACGGTATGTCGCTGTTGATCTTCGTCGGCATCGCCGCCCGGATCCCCTTCGAGGGCCGAGACATCCTGCACAACCGCGGCGGAATGACTTTCGCCGCGGTCTGTGCGGCCACGCTGGTCATCATCGTCGGCGTGGTGTTCGTCGAGCAGGGCCAACGCCGCATCCCGGTGCAATACGCCAAGCGCATGGTGGGTCGGCGCATGTACGGCGGGACGTCGACGTATCTGCCGCTCAAAGTCAACCAGGCCGGGGTCATCCCGGTCATCTTCGCCTCGTCACTGATCTATATTCCGCAGCTGATCACCCAGCTGATCAGAAGCGGTGGCGGTCGGGGCAGCAGTTGGTGGGACAAATTCGTCGCGAACTACCTGTCCAACCCCGGCAACTCCGTATACATCGCCATCTATTTCGCGCTGATCATCTTCTTCACGTATTTCTACGTCTCGGTCACATTTAATCCCGATGAACGCGCCGACGAGATGAAAAAGTTCGGCGGCTTCATTCCCGGTATTCGGCCGGGCCGGCCAACGGCTGACTATTTGCGTTTTGTGCTGAGCCGGATTACGTTGCCGGGCTCGATCTACCTCGGTGTGATCGCGGTATTGCCTAATTTCTTTCTCGGGTTAGGCAGTACCGGGACGGTCCAGAATCTGCCGTTCGGCGGAACGGCGGTACTGATCATGGTCGGCGTCGGTTTGGATACGGTCAAGCAGATCGAGAGCCAGCTCATGCAGCGCAACTATGAAGGGTTCCTGAAGTGA